A stretch of the Massilia sp. W12 genome encodes the following:
- the gatC gene encoding Asp-tRNA(Asn)/Glu-tRNA(Gln) amidotransferase subunit GatC: MSLTLQDVQRIANLARLELNQEQQAASLNDLNNIFGLVEAMRAVDTTGVAPLAHPVAAILPQLALRLRADEVTESDQRAAFQAVAPATEDGLYLVPRVVE; encoded by the coding sequence ATGTCACTTACCTTGCAAGATGTACAAAGGATCGCCAATCTGGCGCGTCTGGAATTGAATCAGGAACAACAAGCCGCCAGCCTGAACGATCTGAATAATATATTTGGCCTGGTGGAAGCAATGCGCGCAGTCGATACCACCGGCGTGGCTCCGCTGGCGCACCCGGTGGCGGCGATTTTGCCGCAACTCGCGCTGCGCCTGCGCGCCGATGAGGTGACAGAAAGCGATCAGCGCGCCGCATTTCAAGCCGTGGCCCCGGCCACCGAAGACGGCCTGTACCTGGTGCCGCGCGTCGTCGAATAA
- a CDS encoding AAA family ATPase, with amino-acid sequence MITRLEATRYRCFERLGVDVGDFRVLVGANGSGKTTLLDLPVLLGDLLRANNVSAPFMERRPELPPRAGSLNELVFAGRGSDFSLAVEARLPEAVQSKVLEGLFASKRTERSRQALQEERRQWPTHIRYEIGLRIGADQSLLVAYEYLFLFPEADGPDRRQAGFHGATAVSKKLWRLTLKREIGYESEFKPETPHAKAVKVGLPETLLAMPRVLFESEAGYPAARWLHTLLTTDAVFLEPNWSAMRQASPPGQPKVITANGRNIPWLALELKREGAPDGAPADYRSERYADWIAHVQTALPQVADIEVREREDDHHAYFVVSYKGDFKVPSPGLSDGTLRILTLTLLPYLDKQPAILVTEEPENGIHPRAIEAVLQSLSSMYDSQVWVSSHSPVVLARAKLDQLLCARLASEGGVEMVAGTDHPRLQEWRGGIDLGSLFAAGVLG; translated from the coding sequence ATGATCACGCGACTTGAAGCCACACGCTATCGCTGCTTCGAACGCCTGGGCGTCGATGTCGGCGACTTTCGCGTTCTGGTCGGGGCCAATGGCTCTGGCAAAACCACCTTGCTGGACCTGCCCGTTCTCTTGGGTGACTTGCTGCGTGCCAACAATGTCTCTGCGCCGTTCATGGAGCGTCGGCCCGAATTACCGCCGCGTGCTGGCAGCCTGAACGAACTGGTGTTCGCCGGGCGTGGCAGCGACTTCTCGCTGGCTGTCGAAGCCCGCCTGCCTGAGGCAGTGCAATCAAAGGTGCTTGAAGGCTTGTTTGCCAGCAAACGCACGGAGCGTTCGCGCCAAGCCTTGCAGGAAGAGCGCCGTCAATGGCCGACCCACATCCGCTACGAGATCGGCTTGCGCATCGGTGCAGATCAATCGCTGCTGGTGGCCTACGAGTACCTCTTCCTCTTCCCCGAAGCTGATGGACCAGACCGCCGACAAGCGGGCTTTCACGGGGCAACGGCAGTGAGCAAGAAGCTGTGGCGCCTCACACTCAAGCGCGAGATTGGCTACGAGTCGGAATTCAAGCCAGAAACACCGCACGCCAAAGCCGTCAAGGTCGGTCTACCCGAGACGCTGCTGGCCATGCCGCGCGTACTGTTCGAGTCCGAGGCGGGCTATCCCGCTGCGCGGTGGCTGCACACCTTGCTGACTACCGACGCGGTGTTCCTTGAGCCCAACTGGTCGGCCATGCGTCAAGCCAGCCCACCGGGCCAGCCCAAGGTCATCACCGCCAACGGCCGCAACATCCCTTGGCTCGCACTGGAGCTGAAGCGCGAGGGTGCTCCCGATGGTGCGCCTGCTGACTACCGCAGCGAGCGCTATGCCGACTGGATTGCCCACGTGCAAACCGCGTTGCCGCAAGTCGCGGACATCGAAGTGCGCGAGCGTGAGGACGACCACCATGCCTACTTCGTGGTCAGCTACAAGGGCGACTTCAAAGTGCCGTCGCCCGGCCTCTCGGATGGCACCCTGCGCATCCTCACGCTGACGCTGCTGCCTTACCTCGATAAGCAACCGGCCATCCTGGTGACGGAGGAGCCAGAGAACGGCATCCATCCGCGCGCCATCGAAGCGGTCCTGCAATCGCTCTCGTCCATGTATGACAGCCAAGTCTGGGTGTCTTCGCATTCGCCCGTGGTGCTGGCTCGCGCCAAGCTGGATCAGTTGCTGTGCGCACGCCTGGCCAGCGAAGGTGGCGTGGAGATGGTCGCCGGGACGGACCATCCTCGCCTGCAAGAGTGGCGAGGTGGCATCGATCTTGGCAGCCTGTTCGCAGCGGGAGTGCTCGGATGA
- the mreC gene encoding rod shape-determining protein MreC, which produces MEYTPPPLFKQGASARAKAIFFALLSCGLLLADARLHALTMLRQTLGTLLYPLQMVALAPRDAVNSSGAYFSTVATLQKDVRDLKQQQILSAQAAQKVRFLESENAHLRQLLGAQASLPVKSVVGEILYDTPDAFTRKIVLDRGQLVGVTVGQPVIDAHGVIGQVTRVFPLTSEVTLLTDKNQAIPVQVARNGLRSIAYGRGGGMLDLHFMAANADIKAGDILMTSGIDGVYPAGLNVARVLKVETHTNNAFGRIVCEPLAGIERQRQLLILLTNPLDIPPRPPLEDHKAGKKHSKPAASTPTPTATPTPTPAPGPGATPAPQATPAPQRAAAQDRKQP; this is translated from the coding sequence ATGGAATACACTCCACCGCCACTTTTCAAGCAGGGCGCATCGGCGCGCGCCAAGGCGATTTTCTTCGCCCTGCTTTCTTGCGGTTTGCTGCTGGCTGATGCGCGCCTGCACGCGCTGACCATGCTGCGGCAAACCCTGGGCACCTTACTCTATCCTCTGCAAATGGTGGCGCTGGCCCCGCGCGACGCGGTGAACAGTTCCGGCGCCTATTTCTCCACCGTCGCCACCTTGCAAAAAGATGTGCGCGATTTGAAGCAACAGCAAATTCTGTCAGCGCAAGCGGCGCAGAAAGTGCGTTTTCTGGAATCGGAAAACGCCCATCTGCGCCAATTGCTGGGCGCACAAGCCAGTCTGCCGGTGAAATCGGTGGTGGGCGAAATTCTGTACGACACGCCGGACGCCTTCACCCGCAAAATCGTGCTCGACCGTGGCCAATTGGTGGGGGTGACGGTGGGGCAGCCGGTGATTGATGCGCATGGCGTGATCGGCCAGGTCACGCGGGTGTTTCCGCTGACCTCGGAAGTGACCCTGCTGACCGATAAAAACCAGGCGATTCCGGTGCAGGTGGCGCGCAATGGCTTGCGCTCGATTGCTTATGGCCGGGGCGGCGGCATGCTGGACTTGCATTTCATGGCGGCGAATGCCGACATCAAGGCCGGCGATATTTTGATGACCTCCGGGATTGACGGGGTCTATCCCGCCGGCTTGAATGTGGCGCGGGTTTTGAAAGTGGAAACCCATACGAATAATGCCTTTGGCCGGATTGTGTGCGAACCGCTGGCCGGAATTGAGCGCCAGCGCCAATTGCTGATTTTGCTGACCAATCCGCTGGATATTCCGCCCCGTCCGCCGCTGGAAGATCACAAGGCAGGCAAAAAACACAGCAAACCGGCGGCCAGCACGCCAACGCCGACGGCAACGCCAACGCCAACGCCGGCCCCCGGCCCTGGCGCAACGCCGGCGCCGCAGGCCACGCCGGCGCCACAGCGCGCCGCCGCGCAGGACAGGAAACAGCCATGA
- the gatA gene encoding Asp-tRNA(Asn)/Glu-tRNA(Gln) amidotransferase subunit GatA, whose translation MHTKTLKELSGLLQQREISALELAQSYLQRIQNSDLNAFLHVDADATLAQARAADARLAAGGAPLLCGVPLAHKDIFVTRHWRSTAGSKMLENYSSPFDATVVEKLAAHGMVHLGKTNCDEFAMGSANENSAFGAVKNPWDKQATPGGSSGGSAAAVAAGLTPAATGTDTGGSIRQPAAFCGISGIKPTYGRVSRYGMIAFASSLDQGGAMARTAEDCALLLNGMAGFDARDSTSLEMADEDYTRDLNQPLQGLRIGLPREYFAEGLSADVEQAVRAALREYEKLGATLVDISLPRTALSIPAYYVIAPAEASSNLSRFDGVRYGHRAAQYEKLDEMYKKSRAEGFGPEVQRRILVGAYVLCHGYYDAYYLQAQKIRRIIADDFKQAFTQCDVIMGPVAPSVAWDLGAITNDPVANYMADIFTLSTSLAGLPGMSIPAGFGQGEKNSRRPVGLQLIGNYFSESRLLGIAHQFQQATDWHMRRPD comes from the coding sequence ATGCATACCAAAACCTTGAAGGAATTGTCCGGCCTGCTGCAGCAGCGTGAGATTTCCGCCCTGGAACTTGCCCAATCGTATTTACAGCGCATACAAAACAGCGACTTGAACGCCTTTTTGCATGTGGATGCCGACGCCACCCTGGCGCAAGCGCGCGCCGCCGATGCGCGCTTAGCCGCCGGCGGCGCCCCGCTGCTGTGCGGCGTGCCGCTGGCGCACAAAGACATCTTTGTCACGCGCCACTGGCGCTCCACCGCCGGCTCGAAAATGCTGGAAAACTATAGCAGCCCGTTTGACGCCACCGTGGTCGAAAAACTGGCCGCGCATGGCATGGTGCATCTGGGCAAAACCAATTGCGATGAATTCGCCATGGGTTCCGCAAATGAAAACTCAGCCTTTGGCGCGGTCAAAAATCCCTGGGACAAACAAGCCACCCCGGGCGGCTCTTCCGGCGGTTCGGCGGCAGCCGTGGCCGCCGGCCTGACCCCTGCCGCCACCGGCACCGACACCGGCGGCTCAATCCGCCAGCCCGCCGCATTCTGCGGCATCAGCGGCATCAAGCCCACCTATGGCCGGGTGTCGCGCTATGGCATGATCGCCTTCGCCTCCTCGCTCGACCAGGGCGGCGCGATGGCGCGCACAGCCGAAGACTGCGCCCTGCTGTTAAATGGCATGGCCGGCTTCGATGCGCGCGACTCGACCAGCCTGGAAATGGCGGATGAAGACTACACGCGCGACTTAAACCAGCCGTTGCAAGGCTTGCGCATCGGCCTGCCGCGCGAATATTTCGCCGAGGGCTTGAGCGCGGATGTCGAACAGGCGGTGCGCGCGGCCCTGCGCGAATATGAAAAACTGGGCGCCACCCTGGTCGATATCTCACTGCCGCGCACCGCGCTCTCGATTCCCGCTTACTACGTGATCGCGCCGGCGGAAGCTTCCTCAAATCTGAGCCGCTTTGATGGCGTGCGCTACGGCCACCGCGCCGCCCAGTACGAGAAACTGGACGAGATGTATAAAAAATCGCGCGCCGAAGGCTTCGGCCCCGAAGTGCAGCGCCGCATCCTGGTCGGCGCCTACGTGCTGTGCCATGGCTATTACGACGCCTACTATCTGCAAGCGCAAAAAATCCGCCGCATCATCGCCGACGATTTCAAACAGGCGTTCACGCAATGCGACGTGATCATGGGGCCGGTGGCGCCGAGCGTGGCCTGGGATCTGGGCGCGATCACGAATGACCCGGTGGCCAATTACATGGCGGATATTTTCACCCTCTCGACCAGCCTGGCCGGCCTGCCCGGCATGTCGATTCCGGCAGGGTTTGGCCAGGGTGAGAAAAACAGCCGGCGTCCGGTGGGCCTGCAATTGATCGGCAATTATTTCAGCGAAAGCCGCCTGCTCGGCATTGCCCACCAATTCCAGCAAGCCACCGACTGGCATATGCGCCGCCCGGACTGA
- a CDS encoding rod shape-determining protein — translation MFGFLRSYFSNDLAIDLGTANTLIYVRGEGIVLDEPSVVAIRQEGGPNGKRTIQAVGKEAKQMLGKVPGNIEAIRPMKDGVIADFTVTEQMLKQFIKMVHDSKFLKPSPRIIICVPCGSTQVERRAIRESAIGAGASQVYLIEEPMAAAVGAGLPVSEATGSMVVDIGGGTTEVGIISLGGMVYKGSVRVGGDKFDEAIVNYIRRNYGMLIGEQTAEAIKKAIGSAFPGSEVKEMEVKGRNLSEGIPRSFTISSNEILEALTDPLNNIVSAVKNALEQTPPELGADIAEKGMMLTGGGALLRDLDRLLMEETGLPVLVAEEPLTCVVRGSGMALERMDKLGSIFSNE, via the coding sequence ATGTTTGGCTTTTTACGCAGTTATTTCTCAAATGATCTGGCGATTGATCTGGGCACCGCAAACACCCTGATCTATGTGCGTGGCGAAGGCATTGTGCTGGACGAGCCTTCAGTGGTTGCGATCCGCCAGGAAGGCGGCCCGAATGGCAAGCGCACGATTCAAGCCGTTGGCAAAGAAGCAAAGCAGATGCTGGGCAAAGTGCCCGGCAATATCGAAGCCATCCGCCCGATGAAAGACGGCGTGATTGCTGACTTCACCGTCACCGAACAGATGCTCAAGCAGTTCATCAAGATGGTGCACGATTCCAAATTCCTCAAACCCTCGCCGCGCATCATTATTTGCGTGCCTTGCGGCTCGACCCAGGTGGAGCGGCGCGCGATTCGCGAATCGGCCATCGGGGCCGGCGCTTCACAGGTGTATTTGATTGAAGAACCGATGGCGGCGGCAGTCGGCGCCGGTCTGCCGGTGTCGGAAGCGACCGGCTCGATGGTGGTGGATATCGGCGGCGGCACCACCGAAGTCGGCATCATTTCGCTCGGCGGCATGGTGTACAAAGGCTCGGTGCGGGTGGGCGGCGATAAATTTGATGAAGCCATCGTCAATTACATCCGCCGCAATTACGGCATGCTGATCGGCGAACAGACTGCGGAAGCAATCAAAAAAGCCATCGGCTCGGCCTTCCCCGGCTCGGAAGTCAAGGAAATGGAAGTCAAGGGCCGCAATCTGTCCGAAGGCATTCCGCGTTCTTTCACGATTTCCTCCAATGAAATTCTGGAAGCCCTGACCGACCCGCTGAACAATATCGTGTCGGCGGTTAAAAACGCGCTCGAACAAACCCCGCCGGAACTCGGTGCGGATATCGCGGAAAAGGGTATGATGCTGACCGGCGGCGGCGCGCTGTTGCGCGACCTCGACCGCTTGTTGATGGAAGAAACCGGCCTGCCGGTGTTGGTGGCGGAAGAGCCGCTGACCTGCGTGGTGCGCGGCTCCGGCATGGCGCTGGAGCGCATGGATAAACTGGGTTCGATCTTCTCCAACGAATAA
- the gatB gene encoding Asp-tRNA(Asn)/Glu-tRNA(Gln) amidotransferase subunit GatB, producing the protein MEWEVVIGLETHVQLTTASKIFSGASTAFGASPNTQACAVDLALPGVLPVMNRGAVERAIAFGLAIGAQVAPLSVFARKNYFYPDLPKGYQISQYELPVVVGGALSFFYQQDGKQQEMTVNLTRAHLEEDAGKSLHEDYHGMSGIDLNRAGTPLLEIVTEPEMRSAAQAVGYARALHALVTWLGICDGNMQEGSFRCDANVSVRPKGQKEFGTRCEIKNLNSFRFMEDAINYEVRRQIELIEDGGKVVQATRLYDPDKRETREMRTKEDAQDYRYFPDPDLPPLVITPDMMARVQAGMPELPSAIRARLCQDYGLPAYDASVLTQSRAMANYFGAVVEAAGPAHAKAAANWLMGEVSSSLNRAGIDIDAMPVRPAQLAQMLLRIADGTINQKIAKELFAALWEANREEANLADHIIAERGWKQISDSGALEAIVDSVLAANPKSIEQYKAGKEQAINALIGQAMKASKGQANPAQLTEMFKSRIAGM; encoded by the coding sequence ATGGAATGGGAAGTAGTGATCGGCTTGGAAACGCATGTGCAGTTGACCACAGCCTCCAAAATTTTCAGCGGCGCCTCGACTGCATTCGGGGCCAGCCCGAACACCCAGGCCTGCGCGGTGGACCTGGCCTTGCCCGGCGTGCTGCCGGTGATGAATCGCGGCGCGGTGGAACGCGCGATTGCGTTTGGTCTGGCGATTGGCGCACAAGTCGCGCCGCTCTCGGTGTTTGCGCGCAAAAATTATTTCTACCCCGACCTGCCCAAGGGTTACCAGATCAGCCAATATGAATTGCCGGTGGTGGTGGGCGGCGCGCTCAGCTTTTTTTATCAGCAAGACGGCAAGCAGCAGGAAATGACAGTGAATTTGACGCGCGCCCATCTGGAAGAAGACGCCGGCAAATCGCTGCATGAAGACTACCACGGCATGAGCGGCATCGACCTGAATCGCGCCGGCACCCCGCTGCTGGAAATCGTCACCGAACCGGAAATGCGCAGCGCGGCGCAAGCGGTCGGCTATGCGCGCGCGCTGCATGCGCTGGTAACCTGGCTCGGCATTTGCGACGGCAATATGCAAGAAGGCAGCTTCCGCTGCGACGCAAATGTCTCAGTCCGTCCCAAGGGACAGAAAGAATTCGGCACCCGCTGCGAAATCAAAAATCTGAACTCCTTCCGCTTCATGGAAGACGCCATCAATTATGAAGTGCGGCGCCAGATTGAACTGATTGAAGACGGCGGCAAAGTGGTGCAAGCGACCCGCTTATACGACCCGGACAAACGCGAAACGCGCGAAATGCGCACCAAGGAAGATGCGCAAGACTACCGCTACTTCCCCGACCCCGATTTGCCGCCCTTGGTGATCACGCCTGACATGATGGCGCGCGTGCAAGCCGGCATGCCGGAACTGCCATCCGCCATCCGCGCCCGCCTGTGCCAGGACTATGGCTTGCCGGCCTATGACGCCAGCGTGCTGACGCAAAGCCGCGCCATGGCCAACTACTTCGGCGCCGTGGTCGAAGCCGCCGGCCCCGCCCACGCCAAAGCGGCGGCGAATTGGCTGATGGGCGAAGTCTCTTCCAGCTTAAACCGCGCCGGCATCGACATCGACGCGATGCCGGTGCGTCCCGCCCAACTGGCGCAAATGCTGCTGCGCATCGCCGACGGCACAATCAACCAGAAAATCGCCAAAGAATTATTCGCCGCACTGTGGGAGGCGAATCGTGAAGAGGCCAATCTGGCGGATCACATCATCGCCGAACGCGGCTGGAAACAGATTTCCGACAGCGGCGCGCTGGAAGCGATTGTGGACAGCGTGCTGGCGGCCAATCCCAAATCCATCGAGCAATACAAAGCCGGCAAAGAACAAGCCATCAACGCCTTGATCGGCCAAGCCATGAAAGCCAGCAAGGGCCAGGCCAATCCGGCGCAGTTGACGGAGATGTTTAAGAGCAGGATTGCGGGGATGTGA
- a CDS encoding helix-turn-helix domain-containing protein, whose protein sequence is MDDRWLSVDEIADYLGVAKDTIYTWVTSKGMPGHKVGRFWKFKKEDVDAWVREGGAAASSDDFDDKEPRNA, encoded by the coding sequence ATGGACGATCGCTGGCTCTCTGTCGATGAAATCGCCGACTACCTCGGCGTAGCCAAAGACACCATCTACACCTGGGTGACCTCCAAGGGTATGCCGGGGCACAAGGTTGGGCGCTTCTGGAAGTTCAAAAAAGAAGACGTGGACGCCTGGGTGCGCGAGGGCGGCGCCGCTGCTAGCAGTGATGACTTTGACGACAAGGAGCCGCGCAATGCCTAA
- a CDS encoding N-6 DNA methylase, with product MPKQRSAQDNNDMSDLDQEAQAPGSAHEEGKVFDYITGKPVKDSDKEQVRQRIARAIIHEYGIAAEDMEPDFKIKVLGKNRKLDIAIFKPGQAHTVDNLYRAVVVEKEPKLGTKGAYRMRDPEEARKEFEVLETVMAEVESCDYSLWTNGLEFFFFKKEITRFDTKFKPIGDWPLGDDTFSVEGRSMGRLRRADPAMLRTAFRRCHNYIHGNEGMPKDAAFWQFLYLIFCKMYDEQLPNDVRRFWVGPFEPFEADGREQIRRRIKPLFESVKEKYYGLFKGNEEITLSDRALAFIVSELARYDFGRTDVDAKGAAYQEIVGANLRGDRGQYFTPRGAISLVVKMLAPKEHERVFDSSCGTGGFLVETLNYLNKVFHEEKRIKAGDENTEEFISIRDRLAHFAANNLFGADFDPFLVRAAQMNVMMAGNSLGRLYHMNSLEFPAGHLPGVPDAKIDIPLGTIDVLMTNPPFGSDIPITEKTILTQYELARRWERQGDGFVMTNAIKPAVSPEVLFIERCVKWLKPGGRAGIVLPDGILGNPGDEYIRYWILRHCWVLASIDLPVESFIVEANVNILTSLLFLKRKPEEVIKAEDMGQKKDYPVFMAVAEKVGFDRRGNTLYKRHPDGEEILVDVRHEEKIRIGGGLQVRTLHRKERILDDDLPEIAKAYAEFRAQHPEPSK from the coding sequence ATGCCTAAGCAGCGCTCCGCACAGGACAACAACGATATGAGCGACCTTGATCAAGAAGCCCAAGCGCCCGGGAGCGCGCACGAAGAGGGCAAGGTCTTTGACTACATCACCGGCAAACCGGTGAAGGACAGCGACAAAGAGCAAGTCCGCCAGCGCATCGCCCGCGCCATCATTCATGAGTACGGCATTGCCGCCGAAGACATGGAGCCTGACTTCAAGATCAAGGTGCTGGGTAAGAACCGCAAGCTCGACATCGCCATCTTCAAGCCTGGCCAAGCACACACGGTGGACAATCTCTACCGCGCTGTAGTGGTGGAGAAAGAGCCCAAGCTCGGCACTAAAGGCGCCTATCGCATGCGTGACCCGGAAGAGGCGCGCAAAGAGTTCGAGGTGCTGGAAACCGTGATGGCCGAAGTCGAAAGCTGCGACTACAGCCTGTGGACCAACGGCCTGGAGTTCTTCTTCTTCAAGAAAGAAATCACCCGTTTCGACACCAAATTCAAGCCCATCGGCGACTGGCCTCTGGGTGACGACACCTTCAGTGTTGAAGGACGTTCCATGGGACGCCTGCGCCGCGCCGATCCGGCCATGCTGCGCACAGCCTTCCGCCGCTGCCACAACTATATCCATGGCAACGAAGGCATGCCCAAGGATGCGGCTTTCTGGCAATTTCTGTATCTTATCTTTTGCAAAATGTACGATGAGCAATTGCCGAACGATGTCCGTCGCTTCTGGGTGGGGCCGTTCGAGCCATTTGAAGCTGATGGCAGAGAGCAAATCCGTCGGCGTATCAAGCCGCTTTTTGAGTCGGTGAAGGAGAAATACTACGGCTTATTCAAAGGCAATGAAGAGATCACTTTATCTGACCGCGCCTTAGCCTTTATCGTTTCAGAGCTGGCGCGTTACGACTTTGGCCGCACCGATGTAGACGCCAAAGGCGCCGCCTACCAGGAAATTGTCGGCGCCAACCTGCGTGGCGATCGCGGCCAATACTTCACCCCGCGCGGCGCTATCAGCCTTGTGGTCAAGATGCTGGCGCCCAAGGAGCATGAACGCGTGTTTGACTCATCCTGCGGCACCGGCGGCTTCCTGGTCGAAACCTTGAACTACCTGAACAAGGTCTTTCACGAAGAGAAGCGCATCAAGGCAGGCGACGAAAACACGGAAGAGTTCATCTCCATCCGAGATCGGCTGGCCCACTTCGCGGCCAACAACCTGTTCGGCGCCGACTTCGACCCCTTCCTGGTTCGCGCAGCACAAATGAACGTGATGATGGCAGGCAATTCGCTGGGGCGTCTCTATCATATGAATTCATTAGAGTTCCCTGCAGGCCACCTGCCTGGCGTACCTGACGCCAAAATCGACATTCCGCTTGGCACGATTGATGTCTTGATGACCAACCCGCCATTCGGCTCTGATATCCCAATCACAGAAAAAACCATCCTGACGCAATACGAGCTGGCCCGCCGCTGGGAGCGGCAAGGCGATGGCTTCGTGATGACCAACGCCATCAAGCCTGCCGTGTCGCCTGAGGTGCTGTTCATCGAACGATGCGTCAAGTGGCTCAAGCCGGGCGGTCGTGCTGGCATCGTCTTGCCGGATGGCATCCTGGGCAACCCCGGCGATGAGTACATCCGCTACTGGATTCTGCGCCACTGCTGGGTGCTGGCCAGCATCGACCTGCCCGTGGAGTCTTTCATCGTCGAGGCCAACGTCAACATCCTGACCAGCCTACTCTTCCTGAAACGCAAGCCTGAAGAGGTGATCAAGGCAGAAGACATGGGTCAAAAGAAGGACTACCCCGTCTTCATGGCTGTCGCCGAGAAGGTGGGCTTCGACCGCCGTGGCAACACGCTTTACAAGCGCCACCCTGACGGCGAAGAAATCCTGGTGGATGTCAGACATGAGGAGAAGATCCGCATCGGCGGCGGCCTGCAAGTGCGCACCCTGCATCGCAAGGAGCGCATCCTCGACGACGACCTGCCCGAGATCGCCAAGGCGTATGCCGAGTTCCGTGCCCAACATCCGGAGCCCAGCAAATGA